The following are from one region of the Staphylococcus schleiferi genome:
- a CDS encoding FtsX-like permease family protein, with translation MRFSHIVLKNFRQNLRHYAIYLFSLLLSISLYFSFVTLKYTDDITHSESAKLLKNSAAIGEKFLFVIIIVFLLYANWLFIKRRTKSFALFQLIGLSRKDLMRMLGLEQIVIFISTTFIGGIIGLFGSRLLLLIIKNVAHLPLEIKIAFEPQALGVTLVLVILSFLLIMIQSYLFLKRRSIIQMMNDIKQTEAPQAQITKRDVILGILGIVMIGTGYYLSVIMLREATLIMTLIPLILLTTVLGAYFFFRSSVSLIFKALKRSKHGYVNVTDVVFTASIMHRMKKNAFSLTAIGIISAITITILSFAAIGQANIQKNVDIMSPHEFTYMKEKSAQQFENQLKSHHIPYDKNVLHMIDVSILKEGSDVDKNYTVTPVVSDKEIDDVQVNKGEVAFVNGSSVSNNISGLKKGIQMRLGNDKKYVQLKVKDISNQFYVANRIIIGQSLAVVNDKDFKTLQTTQLNNKESGPTTQIGYDLKNEKDIKAAEKWNQQYNKEIPQNRSSLLTEQLQFSGMFLFVSSFLGIAFLIAAGCIIYIKQMDETEDEMQNYRILRKMGYTHQDMFKGLALKVVFNFGLPLIIGLLHAGFAARAFNELMDGQSFIPVFIAMGVYTIIYFVFALLAYMHSRRSIKYSI, from the coding sequence ATGCGTTTTAGTCATATTGTACTTAAAAATTTCCGCCAAAATTTGCGCCATTATGCGATATATTTGTTTTCTTTGCTACTCAGTATCTCGTTGTACTTTAGTTTTGTGACATTGAAATATACAGACGATATTACACATTCAGAGTCCGCAAAATTATTGAAAAACAGTGCAGCCATTGGTGAAAAGTTTTTATTTGTCATTATTATTGTCTTTTTACTTTATGCAAATTGGTTGTTTATTAAAAGAAGAACAAAGAGTTTTGCGCTATTTCAGTTAATTGGTTTGTCGCGTAAAGACTTAATGCGCATGCTCGGGCTAGAACAAATTGTTATTTTCATTTCGACAACATTCATTGGGGGCATTATAGGCTTATTTGGTTCACGCCTACTCTTATTAATTATTAAAAACGTAGCGCATTTACCGCTGGAAATCAAAATTGCATTTGAGCCTCAAGCTTTAGGTGTCACTTTAGTTCTTGTTATCTTATCTTTCTTGCTTATTATGATTCAAAGTTACTTGTTCTTAAAGCGACGTTCTATCATCCAAATGATGAATGATATCAAGCAAACTGAAGCGCCTCAAGCCCAAATTACTAAAAGAGACGTTATTTTAGGAATACTCGGTATTGTAATGATTGGTACCGGTTATTACCTTTCTGTCATAATGCTAAGAGAAGCAACGCTTATTATGACATTAATACCATTGATTTTATTAACTACAGTGCTAGGCGCCTACTTTTTCTTTAGAAGTTCGGTGTCACTTATTTTTAAAGCACTTAAGAGAAGTAAACATGGCTATGTGAATGTGACAGATGTTGTATTTACAGCTTCTATTATGCACAGAATGAAGAAAAATGCTTTTTCTCTAACCGCTATTGGTATTATTTCTGCCATTACGATAACGATTTTATCTTTTGCGGCTATTGGCCAAGCGAATATTCAAAAAAATGTAGACATTATGAGTCCTCATGAATTTACTTATATGAAAGAAAAATCAGCACAACAATTTGAAAATCAATTAAAATCGCATCACATCCCATATGACAAAAATGTCTTGCATATGATTGATGTATCCATTTTGAAAGAAGGGAGTGATGTGGATAAAAACTACACTGTTACACCCGTTGTAAGCGATAAAGAAATTGATGATGTGCAGGTGAATAAAGGTGAGGTTGCATTTGTAAATGGAAGCAGTGTCTCTAACAACATCTCTGGTTTGAAAAAAGGCATCCAAATGCGACTAGGGAATGATAAAAAATACGTCCAATTAAAAGTTAAAGATATTTCAAATCAATTTTATGTTGCAAATAGAATTATTATTGGGCAGTCACTTGCAGTAGTGAATGACAAAGATTTTAAAACTTTACAAACAACGCAATTAAATAACAAAGAAAGTGGCCCAACGACGCAAATTGGATATGATTTGAAAAATGAAAAAGATATCAAAGCAGCTGAAAAGTGGAATCAACAATATAATAAGGAAATACCTCAAAACCGATCATCATTGCTTACCGAACAACTACAATTTTCAGGAATGTTTTTATTTGTGAGCAGCTTCTTAGGTATTGCGTTCTTAATTGCTGCAGGATGTATTATTTATATTAAACAAATGGATGAGACAGAGGATGAGATGCAAAACTATCGTATTTTACGCAAAATGGGTTACACGCATCAAGATATGTTTAAAGGTTTAGCATTAAAAGTCGTATTTAATTTTGGATTACCATTGATCATCGGATTGCTTCATGCAGGCTTTGCTGCAAGAGCATTCAATGAATTAATGGATGGCCAAAGCTTTATCCCTGTATTCATTGCGATGGGTGTATATACAATCATCTACTTTGTATTTGCACTACTCGCTTACATGCATTCACGACGTAGCATTAAATATTCGATTTAA
- a CDS encoding ABC transporter ATP-binding protein, producing MSILNVSHVSKIYGNKKQSFEVLKDINFKVEEGAFVAIMGPSGSGKTTLLNVLSSIDYVSRGTIEVNKQDITRMSNKQLSHFRKQNVGFIFQDYNVLDTLTVRENIMLPLSIGKMNKAEAEQRYQEVTDALGITDLSHKYPNEISGGQKQRTAAARALISKPAIIFADEPTGALDSKSAQDLLKRLDMINRHMKTTIVMVTHDPVAASYAHRVIMLKDGQIHTELYQGDKPASHFYQEIIQNQSVLGGVQHAF from the coding sequence GTGTCCATTTTAAATGTGAGTCATGTTAGTAAAATATATGGGAATAAAAAACAAAGCTTTGAAGTTTTAAAAGACATTAATTTCAAAGTTGAAGAAGGCGCATTTGTAGCGATTATGGGGCCTTCTGGTTCGGGTAAGACGACATTATTAAATGTTTTAAGTTCAATTGATTACGTATCAAGAGGAACGATTGAAGTGAACAAACAAGACATCACGCGTATGTCGAACAAACAACTCTCTCACTTCAGAAAACAAAATGTCGGTTTTATTTTTCAAGATTATAATGTTTTAGACACTTTGACTGTACGTGAAAATATCATGTTGCCTTTATCTATCGGAAAAATGAATAAGGCTGAAGCGGAGCAACGCTACCAAGAAGTGACAGATGCGCTCGGAATCACAGATTTGAGCCATAAATATCCGAATGAAATATCAGGCGGTCAAAAACAGAGAACAGCAGCGGCACGTGCATTAATTAGTAAACCTGCGATTATTTTTGCAGATGAACCTACAGGGGCATTAGATTCTAAAAGTGCACAAGATTTATTAAAACGATTAGATATGATTAATCGTCACATGAAAACAACAATTGTGATGGTGACACATGATCCGGTAGCAGCAAGTTATGCGCATCGCGTGATTATGTTGAAAGATGGTCAAATTCATACAGAATTGTATCAAGGGGACAAACCCGCTTCACACTTTTACCAAGAAATCATTCAAAATCAAAGTGTGTTAGGTGGTGTACAGCATGCGTTTTAG